DNA from Diaphorobacter limosus:
CCCCGGCCCGCAAGGCGACGAGCAGCCCATGGGCGGGATGCAGCATTGCCCGGTCTGCAGCGTTGCCGGCGCCAGCTTTATCGCCAGCGGCGGCAGCACGGCCACGCTGCCGCGCGCGCCACAGGGCCCGCCCCCGAGCCATCACGACAGCCAGCCCCAGCGCGAGTCCAAGCGGCTGCGCCCGCCGGCCCAGGGGCCGCCACAGGCCACGACCTGAGACCCGTTCTCTTCCTGTCTTCGTGATGCAGCCAGCCCCGCCGGGGCCTGGCTGTGCCCGGGCCCGCGCCCGCATTCCGCACCAGTTTCAAACCCATGATTTCCAAGACCCGCATTCTTCGCGGCGACGGCCCGCTGCACGGCTGCGCCCTGCTCCCTCTTGCCGCCCTGCTGGCAAGCCTGCCCCTGGCGGCCACAGCACAGCAGGACACTGCCCTGCAAACCATCACCGTCACCGCCACACCCGTCAACGAAACCCCCGTGGCCGTAAGCGAAGCGCGGCAGCGCGAAATCCGGGCAGCGCGCCCCGCCAGCAGCGACAGCGCCCAGCTGTTACGCAACCTGCCCGGCGTCAGCCTGTCGGGCGCGGGCGGCGTGTCCAGCCTGCCCAGCGTGCATGGCCTGGCCGACGACCGCCTGCGCATACAGGTGGACGGCATGGATCTGATCTCTGCCTGCGGCAACCACATGAACCCGCCGCTGTCCTACATAGACCCCACGCGCGTGGGCAGCGTGCGCCTGTTTGCCGGCATCACGCCGGTGAGTGTGGGCGGCGACAGCATCGGCGCCACCATCCAGGTGGAATCCGCGCCGCCGACCTTCGCCGCGCCGGGTGAGCCGGCACGCATCTCCGGCGAGGCCGGCGCTTTCTGGCGCAGCAACGGCGACGCGCTGGGAGCGCATCTGGCGGCGTCGTATGCAGCCGAGCAATTCAGCCTGCGCTACGACGGCTCCACCGCCCAGGCCGACAACTACAAGGCCGCGCGCAGCTTCAAGAGCGCCGGCCCGGCCGCCAGCGACAAGCCCACGCAATGGCTGGGCGGCGACGAGGTGGGATCGAGCAGCTACAAGACGCGCAACCACGCATTGACCATGGCCTGGCGCGGCAACACCGACCTGGTGGAGCTGCGCCTGGGTCTCCAGGACATTCCCTACCAGAACTACCCCAACCAGCGCATGGACATGACGCGCAACGACAGCCGGCAGTTCAACCTGCGCTACCAGGGCCAGTTCGGCTGGGGCCGGCTGCATGCCCGCGCCTACCACGAGAACACGCGCCACGCCATGAACTTTGGCGCCGACAAGCAGTTCTGGTACGGCCCCGCGGGCAACGTACCCGGCATGCCCATGGACACCGAGGGCCGCACCAGCGGCGTGCAGCTGCGCGGCGACGTGGAGCTGTCGGAGCGCGACACGCTGCGCGTGGGCGTGCTGGCGCAGCGCTATCGGCTGGACGACTGGTGGCTGCCCTCGGGCGGCGGCATGGCGCCGAACACCTTCTGGAACATCCGCGACGGCCAGCGCGACCGCCTGGAGGCCTTTGCCGAATGGGAGGCGCGCTGGAGCCCGCAATGGCTCACCCAGATCGGCCTGCGCGCCGGCCAGGTGCGCATGGACAGCGGCGCCGTGCAGGGCTACAACAGCGGCTACGCGGCCGAGGCCAACGCCTTCAACGCCCGCGACCGCCAGCGCACGGATCACAACCTGGACTTCACCGCGCTGGCGCGCTACACGCACAACGACCAGGCCAGCTACGAGTTCGGCTTTGCGCACAAGACGCGCTCGCCCAACCTGTACGAGCGCTACACCTGGTCCACCGGCGGCATGGCCATGCGCATGATCAACCTGGTGGGCGACGGCAATGGCTACGTGGGCAACCCAGACCTGCGCCCCGAGGTGGCCAACACCTTGAGCGCCACGGCCGATTGGCATGACACCACGGGCGAGCGCTGGGGCGTGAAGCTCACGCCCTATGTCACGCGCGTCAACGACTACATAGGCGCCGAACGCTGCACGGGCGGCCTGGGCGCCATGACCTCCTGCACCGCGGCCAACGCCGGCGCCACGCAGGGCTTTGTCTACCTGCGCTTTGCCAACCAGGACGTGCGCCTGCACGGCCTGGACCTGTCGGGCTTTAGCCGGTTGGGCGACAGCGCCGCCTGGGGCCGCTTCACGCTGCACGGCATGCTGGGCTATGTGCGCGGCAAGGATAGGCGCACGGGCGACCGCCTATACGCCATCATGCCGCTGAACGCCCGGCTGGCCCTCGCCCACGACCAGGGTGGCTGGAGCAGCATGGCCGAGCTGCTGATGGTGGGCGCCAAGAAGCATGTTTCCGACCTGCGCAACGAGGTTCCCACCGCCGGCTATGCCCTGTTGAACCTGCGCACCAGCTACGAGTGGCAGGCCTGGCGCCTGGATCTGGGCGTGGACAACGTCTTCAACCGCTTCTACCAGCATCCCCAAGGCGGCGCTTACCTGGGTCAGGGCGCCACCATGGCGGGCACGGCAGTGCCTTGGGGGGTATCGGTGCCCGGCATGGGCCGATCCTTCTACCTGGGGGCGACGGTGAAGTTCTGACGGCATATGGCCCGCGGCGCAGCGCAAGCGCGCGGCGGGCTTTTGACGCATCGCCGCATTCCTCCCGCGCGTGGGCGAAAATCGGCCATGGACTTACAAAAAGAACCGGCCCCGGGCCCCGCGCATGACACTGCCGTCTTGCTCTGCAACCTGGGCACGCCCGATGCCCCCACCGCACCGGCGCTGCGCCGCTACCTGGCGCAATTCCTCTCCGACCCGCGCGTGGTCGAGATACCGCGCGCCGCCTGGCTGCCGATACTGCACGGCATCATCCTGCGCACGCGGCCGGCGCAATCGGCCGCCAAGTACGCCAGCATCTGGACCGACGAGGGCTCGCCCCTGGCGGTATGGACGCACAAGCAGGCCGTGATGTTGCGCGGCTGGCTGGGCGAGGCGGGCATACAGGCCCAGGTGCTGCCTGCCATGCGCTACGGCCAGCCGGCGATTGCCGCGCAGCTGCAAGCCCTGCAGGATGCTGGCGTGCGCCGCGTCCTCGTGCTGCCGCTGTACCCCCAGTACTCCGCCACCACCACCGCCAGCGTGGTGGATGCCGTGAATGCCTGGACGCGCGACGCGCGCCATTTCCCCGAGCTGCGCTTCGTGAACGACTACCACGACCACCCCGGATACATCGCCGCCCTGGCCGCCAGCGTGCGCGCCCACTGGCGCCGCGAAGGGGCGCGCGGCGACAAGCTGGTGCTGAGCTTTCACGGCATACCCGAGCGCAACGTGCGCCTGGGCGACCCCTACGCCGACCAGTGCCGCAGCACCGCGCATTTGCTGGCGCAGGCCCTGGGCCTGGCCGACGACGAGTGGCTGCTGACCTTCCAGTCGCGCTTTGGCCGCGCCAGGTGGCTGGAGCCCTACACCCAGCCCACGCTGGAGCGGCTGGCGGCCGCCGGCCTGGCCAGCGTGGACGTGCTCTGCCCGGGCTTTGCCGCCGACTGCCTGGAGACGCTGGAAGAAATCAACATGGAGGTGCGCGAGGCCTTCCTGCACGCCGGTGGCAAGCGCTTTGCCTACATCCCCTGCCTGAACGACAACCGCGAGTGGATCACCGCGCTGTCCAGCATCGCCCAGACCCATCTGGCGGGCTGGACAGCGCCCGCCGCCAAGGTACAGCCATGACGCCACCCTGCCCCCGGCTCGCCCCCGAGCAACTGCGCCTGCACATCGCCCCCCAGAGTCTGGGCTTTGCCGACACGCGCGCGCTGGTGGGCGAGCCCCTGCCCTGGATAGGCCAGCAGCGCGCCTTCGAGGCGGCGCGCTTTGGCCTGGGCCTGCAGCAGCCCGACTACCACCTGTTCGTGCTCGGCGAGGTCGGCAGCGGCCGCGCATCGCTGATGCGCCAGGCCATGAAAGAAGCGGCTGCCAGCCGGCCCGTGCCGCCGGATCTGTGCTTTCTGCACGACTTCGATGCCACGGAGCGGCCACGGGCACTGCGCCTGCCCGCCGGCCAGGGGCGCCAGCTGCGCGATCAGATTGCGGCCTGGAGCCGTCTGCTGGAGGCCGAGATCCCGAAGCGCCTGGCCGCACCCGATGTGAAGAGCGAGAGCGAACGCATTGTCAAGCGCTACCAGAGCGATGAGGCGCAGGCCTTCGGTGAGCTGGCCGAGTTTGCGCGCGCGCGGCGCTTTCGCCTGGTGCGCGACGAGGGCCAGATGCTGTTCACGCTGCTCGGCCCCGGCGGCGAGGAACCCCTGACCGAGGCCGAGGCAGCTGCGTTGAGCGCACCGCAGCGCAGCTCCCTGGAGCAGTCCGAGCAGGAGCTGCGCGCCGAGATCGTGCGCTTTCTCGACCGCACCCGGCCGCTGGAGCGCGCACGCGACGAGGCGCTGGCGCAGCTGCTGCGCCAAAGCGCCGGCCCGCTGGTCACGCATGGGCTGGACGATGTGCGCCAAGGCCTGCGCAAGCAGATCAAGGACACGGTCAAGCTCGGGCGCTGGCTCGATCAGGTGGAAGAGCAGGTGCTGGACAACCTGGATCTGTTCGTGCCCCACGAGGGCGGCCAGGGCGAGGACGCGCTGGAGGACGAGCGCCGCGAGCAACTGGCCGATCTGCTGGCGCTATGCCAGGTGAACCTGGCGGTGGACAACACCGGCCTGGCTGGTGCGCCGGTGCTGGTCGAGGACAACCCGCAGGTGCGCAACCTGTTCGGCCATATCCAGTACGAATCCGGCGAGGACGCACCGTATGCGGACTTTTCCGGCATCCACGCCGGCGGCCTGCTGCGTGCCCATGGCGGCTTTCTGATGCTGTTTTTGCGCGACCTGGCGGGCGACGCGCCGCTGTGGGAGCGGCTGCGGCGCTTTCTGCGCTGCAACCGCGTGAGCGTAGAAGACCAGGCCGCCGGTCACGGCAGCGGCGCCCCCGTGGCGCTGCAGCCTGAAGGGGTGGACGTGGAGGTCAAGATCGTGCTCGTCGGCTCGGCCGCCGAGTACTACCTGCTGCAGGACGGCGACGCCGATCTGGCGCGGCGTTTTCGCGTGAAGGTGGACTTTGCCGAGCAGTTTCGCGCCAGCGACGCGACGCACCATGCCAGCTGCGTATTCCTCGCGCGCTCCTGCGCGCGCCGCGGCCTGCCGCACTGCACGGCCGCGGCGGCGGCGCGCCTGTTGGAATTCACGCACCGCGAGGCCGACGACCAGGCGCGCCAGAGCGCCAGCTTTGCCAGCCTGGAGACGCTGCTGGTGGAGAGCTGCGCCCAGGCACGCGCACGCGCGGCGCAGCTGACCGATGCGCGCGACGTGGATGCGGCCCTGGCCGCCCGGCGTACGCGCCACAACGCGCCCGAGGAGGCGCTGCACGAAGCGATTGCCGAAGGCGAGCTGCTCATCACGCTGGAGGGCATGCGCGTGGGCCAGCTCAACGCGCTCACGCAGATCGACATGGGCGACTACCGCTTCGGCTTTCCGGTGCGCATCACCGCACGCACGCACGCCGGGCGCGAGGGCGTGGTGAACATCGAGCGCGAGGTGGAGATGTCCGGCCCCATCCATGACAAGGGCGTGCTGATCCTGCAAAGCTATTTGAGCGCGCTGTTCGGCCACCTGGCGCCGCTGGCGCTGAACGCATCCATCGTCTTCGAGCAGGAGTACAGCGGCATCGAGGGCGACTCGGCCTCCTGCGCCGAGCTGTATGCGCTGCTGTCCTCGCTGTCGGGCCTGGCGCTGCGCCAGGACATCGCCGTCACCGGCGCTCTCAACCAGCATGGCGAGGTGCTACCCGTGGGCGGGCTGAATGAAAAGATAGAGGGCTGGTATCGCGTCTGCGCGCAGGCCGGCCTGACGGGCACGCAGGGCGTGCTGATCCCGGCGCGCAACCAGCGCCACCTGATGCTCTCGCCCCAGGTGGTGCAGGCCGTGGCCGACGGGCAGTTCCATGTGCATGCCGCTCAGCATGTCAGCGAAGGCGTGGCGCTGCTCACCGGCCACGACGCGGGCCTGGCACCCGGCGAATGCCTGCCGGGCAGCGTGCATGCGCGCGCCGAGGCCACGCTGCTGGCCTACCGCCGCGCCTGGCAGGCGATGGCGCTGGGGCGCCGCTTGCCCCAACGCGGGCGTTGATCAGGGGTGCCGGATCAGCGCTCCATCCACCACTGGATGACGATCTTCGCCAGGTAGCCGATGAAGCCCACGCCCAGGCCGAGAAAGATGACGAAGGTGCCAAACCTGCCGGCCTTGGACTCGCGCGCCAGCTGCAGGATGATGAACACCATGAACAGGATGAAGGCCCCCACCCCGTAGGTGAGGAAGAAATGGGCTATTTGCTGTTCTGTGTACCCAAAAATCACAATAACTTCCTACCAACAATCCCAGAAGCCTCAAGGCGCAGGCGCGTCGAGCGGCGCAAACGCCGAGGCATCGACCAGCTCGCGATACGCATGCCAGCTGGCGTGGCCCAGCAGCGGCATCACGACCACCAGCCCGATCAGCAGCGTGCCCAGGCCCAGCAGGGTCAGCACCACGATCAAGGCCGCCCACAGCGCCATGGGCACCGGGTTGGCCAGCACCACGGCCCAGCTGGTCAGCACGGCCTGGCGCACGGTGATGCGCCTGTCCAGCAGCAACGGCATGGCCACCACGCTGGACGCAAAAATGGGCGCGGCCAGAAAACTGCCCAGCGCCAGCCAGATGGCAAACAACGCCCCTTCGCGGGCCAGCACCACATGGCGCACAAAGTCCATGGGGGTGTCCACCGGCACCGGCGACAGGGTGTAGATCAGCGATGCCGAGATCGCCACCCAGCCCGTCGCCGCCAGCGACAGCAGCAGGCCAAAGCGCACCAGGCTCCAATAGCCCTGGTGCTGCGCCTGCCCCGCGTGGCTGCGCTGCCAGCTCGCCCAGGTCTGCCACACCAGGCCCAGGCCCACGCGCTCGCCGCGCTCCAGGGCACGGCTGATGGCGTACAGGCTGGTGGCCAGCATAGGCCCGACGATCAAAAAACCCGACAGGGTGCCCGCCACGAACCAGAAACGGTTGTACCCCAGCGACAGGATGGCGGCGCCCAGCAAGGCCAGCACCAGCCCATGGGCCAGGCTCAACAGCGGCGCGCGCGCAATGTCGCGCAGCGCCAGCGTCAGCCACGCG
Protein-coding regions in this window:
- the hemH gene encoding ferrochelatase — encoded protein: MDLQKEPAPGPAHDTAVLLCNLGTPDAPTAPALRRYLAQFLSDPRVVEIPRAAWLPILHGIILRTRPAQSAAKYASIWTDEGSPLAVWTHKQAVMLRGWLGEAGIQAQVLPAMRYGQPAIAAQLQALQDAGVRRVLVLPLYPQYSATTTASVVDAVNAWTRDARHFPELRFVNDYHDHPGYIAALAASVRAHWRREGARGDKLVLSFHGIPERNVRLGDPYADQCRSTAHLLAQALGLADDEWLLTFQSRFGRARWLEPYTQPTLERLAAAGLASVDVLCPGFAADCLETLEEINMEVREAFLHAGGKRFAYIPCLNDNREWITALSSIAQTHLAGWTAPAAKVQP
- a CDS encoding DUF2788 domain-containing protein, translating into MIFGYTEQQIAHFFLTYGVGAFILFMVFIILQLARESKAGRFGTFVIFLGLGVGFIGYLAKIVIQWWMER
- a CDS encoding DUF2946 family protein, which produces MTQRNIFSTLRQPGMVLAMLALLAQLWMVQASARHWADMATQALFSADICSVHGQAGSPGPQGDEQPMGGMQHCPVCSVAGASFIASGGSTATLPRAPQGPPPSHHDSQPQRESKRLRPPAQGPPQATT
- a CDS encoding ATP-binding protein, with protein sequence MTPPCPRLAPEQLRLHIAPQSLGFADTRALVGEPLPWIGQQRAFEAARFGLGLQQPDYHLFVLGEVGSGRASLMRQAMKEAAASRPVPPDLCFLHDFDATERPRALRLPAGQGRQLRDQIAAWSRLLEAEIPKRLAAPDVKSESERIVKRYQSDEAQAFGELAEFARARRFRLVRDEGQMLFTLLGPGGEEPLTEAEAAALSAPQRSSLEQSEQELRAEIVRFLDRTRPLERARDEALAQLLRQSAGPLVTHGLDDVRQGLRKQIKDTVKLGRWLDQVEEQVLDNLDLFVPHEGGQGEDALEDERREQLADLLALCQVNLAVDNTGLAGAPVLVEDNPQVRNLFGHIQYESGEDAPYADFSGIHAGGLLRAHGGFLMLFLRDLAGDAPLWERLRRFLRCNRVSVEDQAAGHGSGAPVALQPEGVDVEVKIVLVGSAAEYYLLQDGDADLARRFRVKVDFAEQFRASDATHHASCVFLARSCARRGLPHCTAAAAARLLEFTHREADDQARQSASFASLETLLVESCAQARARAAQLTDARDVDAALAARRTRHNAPEEALHEAIAEGELLITLEGMRVGQLNALTQIDMGDYRFGFPVRITARTHAGREGVVNIEREVEMSGPIHDKGVLILQSYLSALFGHLAPLALNASIVFEQEYSGIEGDSASCAELYALLSSLSGLALRQDIAVTGALNQHGEVLPVGGLNEKIEGWYRVCAQAGLTGTQGVLIPARNQRHLMLSPQVVQAVADGQFHVHAAQHVSEGVALLTGHDAGLAPGECLPGSVHARAEATLLAYRRAWQAMALGRRLPQRGR
- a CDS encoding TonB-dependent receptor; translation: MISKTRILRGDGPLHGCALLPLAALLASLPLAATAQQDTALQTITVTATPVNETPVAVSEARQREIRAARPASSDSAQLLRNLPGVSLSGAGGVSSLPSVHGLADDRLRIQVDGMDLISACGNHMNPPLSYIDPTRVGSVRLFAGITPVSVGGDSIGATIQVESAPPTFAAPGEPARISGEAGAFWRSNGDALGAHLAASYAAEQFSLRYDGSTAQADNYKAARSFKSAGPAASDKPTQWLGGDEVGSSSYKTRNHALTMAWRGNTDLVELRLGLQDIPYQNYPNQRMDMTRNDSRQFNLRYQGQFGWGRLHARAYHENTRHAMNFGADKQFWYGPAGNVPGMPMDTEGRTSGVQLRGDVELSERDTLRVGVLAQRYRLDDWWLPSGGGMAPNTFWNIRDGQRDRLEAFAEWEARWSPQWLTQIGLRAGQVRMDSGAVQGYNSGYAAEANAFNARDRQRTDHNLDFTALARYTHNDQASYEFGFAHKTRSPNLYERYTWSTGGMAMRMINLVGDGNGYVGNPDLRPEVANTLSATADWHDTTGERWGVKLTPYVTRVNDYIGAERCTGGLGAMTSCTAANAGATQGFVYLRFANQDVRLHGLDLSGFSRLGDSAAWGRFTLHGMLGYVRGKDRRTGDRLYAIMPLNARLALAHDQGGWSSMAELLMVGAKKHVSDLRNEVPTAGYALLNLRTSYEWQAWRLDLGVDNVFNRFYQHPQGGAYLGQGATMAGTAVPWGVSVPGMGRSFYLGATVKF
- a CDS encoding DUF2189 domain-containing protein, with product MPHSLRNRPASPLVLPQVRTIGLLRPLAWLTLALRDIARAPLLSLAHGLVLALLGAAILSLGYNRFWFVAGTLSGFLIVGPMLATSLYAISRALERGERVGLGLVWQTWASWQRSHAGQAQHQGYWSLVRFGLLLSLAATGWVAISASLIYTLSPVPVDTPMDFVRHVVLAREGALFAIWLALGSFLAAPIFASSVVAMPLLLDRRITVRQAVLTSWAVVLANPVPMALWAALIVVLTLLGLGTLLIGLVVVMPLLGHASWHAYRELVDASAFAPLDAPAP